The proteins below come from a single Polynucleobacter sp. MWH-UH23A genomic window:
- a CDS encoding tripartite tricarboxylate transporter substrate binding protein, which yields MNACLRSIFILTAWLFSGIVCAQSKTDYPSKPIHLIVGFSPGGSADTVGRALAEGLSLRLGQPVVVENKAGANGNIAAEYVARSPADGYILYFPSIGHAVNASLYKNLPYDPVKDFTAIGSVFSAPNILILPTNSPYKSVNELIAAAKANPGKLTFASSGSGTSVHLSAVLFEKMAKIDMIHVPYKGTGSAMPDVISGQVDMSFPNLPSGLPHVKSGSLRALGVTTAKRSSAAPNIPTIAESGLPGYDMATWYGLVAPANLPVEIRNRINKELQGILVDPKFKDKLIAQGADPMPGTPEQFATFIKSEIEKWRKLIAQSQITID from the coding sequence ATGAACGCGTGCCTTAGATCAATATTCATTCTTACTGCTTGGTTGTTTTCTGGAATTGTTTGCGCTCAAAGCAAAACGGATTACCCAAGTAAGCCCATTCATTTAATTGTCGGATTTTCTCCGGGAGGCTCCGCTGATACAGTTGGGCGCGCTTTGGCTGAAGGACTTTCACTTAGATTGGGTCAACCTGTTGTAGTTGAAAACAAGGCTGGTGCAAACGGAAACATCGCTGCTGAGTACGTAGCGCGATCACCAGCAGATGGTTATATTTTGTATTTCCCTTCAATTGGCCATGCTGTAAATGCTTCGCTCTACAAAAATCTTCCATATGATCCTGTGAAAGATTTCACGGCGATTGGCAGCGTGTTTTCAGCACCCAACATCCTCATCCTTCCTACAAACTCGCCTTATAAATCTGTAAATGAATTGATTGCAGCTGCAAAAGCAAATCCCGGCAAGCTTACTTTTGCTTCTAGTGGTAGCGGTACATCCGTTCATTTATCAGCAGTATTATTTGAAAAGATGGCTAAGATCGATATGATTCACGTGCCATATAAGGGTACTGGTAGTGCTATGCCAGATGTGATCTCAGGGCAAGTAGATATGAGTTTTCCAAACTTACCCAGTGGTTTACCGCATGTAAAGTCTGGCAGTCTACGAGCTCTTGGCGTTACTACTGCAAAGCGATCTAGTGCTGCACCTAATATTCCAACTATCGCTGAATCTGGGCTTCCAGGTTATGACATGGCGACTTGGTATGGTTTAGTGGCGCCAGCAAATTTACCAGTAGAAATTCGTAATCGAATTAATAAGGAGTTGCAGGGCATTCTAGTGGATCCTAAATTTAAGGATAAATTAATTGCGCAGGGTGCTGATCCAATGCCTGGAACTCCTGAACAATTTGCTACCTTTATTAAAAGTGAAATTGAGAAATGGCGTAAGTTAATTGCGCAGTCCCAAATTACGATTGATTAA
- a CDS encoding 3-oxoacid CoA-transferase subunit B: MIDLSKVKKRTTADIAKRIVQDIPDGAHVNLGIGQPMTISNYLPSDKEILLHSENGLLGMGPLAKDHEIDEELVNAGKQPVTMLPGASLCHHTDSFVMIRGGHIDICVLGAFQVSVKGDIANWRTGDPKAIPAVGGAMDLALGAKKLFVMMEHLTKSGESKLVLECTYPLTALAAVDCVYTDLATIAVTPEGLVALDWVDGLSFEELQSLSGVPMIQGSAQ, encoded by the coding sequence ATGATTGATCTCTCCAAAGTCAAAAAACGTACAACAGCGGATATTGCCAAGAGGATTGTTCAAGATATTCCTGACGGGGCACATGTCAATTTGGGCATTGGTCAACCCATGACCATTTCTAATTACCTACCTTCAGATAAAGAAATCCTCTTGCACTCGGAGAATGGGTTGCTTGGAATGGGCCCACTTGCTAAGGATCATGAGATTGATGAAGAGTTGGTGAATGCTGGCAAGCAGCCAGTCACGATGCTGCCGGGTGCATCTCTTTGTCACCATACAGATTCTTTTGTGATGATTCGTGGGGGCCATATTGATATCTGTGTATTGGGCGCCTTTCAGGTTTCCGTCAAAGGCGATATTGCGAATTGGCGCACGGGCGATCCTAAAGCCATCCCTGCAGTGGGTGGCGCGATGGATTTGGCTTTGGGCGCAAAGAAGTTATTTGTCATGATGGAGCATCTCACTAAATCTGGTGAGTCCAAACTCGTTCTAGAGTGCACTTATCCCTTAACTGCTTTAGCTGCTGTTGACTGCGTTTATACCGATTTGGCAACAATCGCTGTTACCCCTGAAGGGCTTGTTGCATTAGATTGGGTAGACGGTCTTAGTTTTGAAGAGCTGCAATCTTTAAGTGGCGTACCAATGATTCAGGGTTCGGCACAATAA
- a CDS encoding 3-oxoacid CoA-transferase subunit A, whose protein sequence is MINKIIPGVAQAVQDIADGSTILVSGFGGAGLPIYLLDALAEQGAKNLTIISNNAGNSGIGIAKLIGKGQVKKVVCSFPRQPESGAFDDLYREGKIELELVPQGTLAERIRAGGAGIGGFYTPTGFGTELAKGKDTRIIDGVDHIFETAIKADYALIKADKGDRWGNLTYHRTGRNFGPIMATAARCTIAQVNEVVELGRLDPEVIITPGIFVKRVVLVGGKS, encoded by the coding sequence GTGATAAACAAAATTATTCCTGGCGTGGCGCAAGCCGTCCAAGATATAGCCGATGGTTCAACCATTTTGGTTTCAGGTTTTGGTGGTGCAGGCTTGCCAATATATTTATTGGATGCCCTTGCGGAACAGGGCGCAAAGAATCTCACCATCATCAGCAACAATGCCGGAAATTCAGGAATTGGTATTGCTAAGTTAATTGGTAAAGGCCAGGTTAAAAAAGTTGTTTGCTCATTTCCTCGTCAGCCAGAGTCTGGTGCTTTCGACGATTTGTATCGTGAGGGAAAAATTGAGCTGGAGTTAGTTCCGCAAGGTACCCTAGCCGAGCGGATACGCGCTGGTGGTGCTGGAATAGGTGGATTCTATACCCCTACTGGTTTTGGTACAGAGTTAGCTAAAGGAAAAGATACACGGATTATTGATGGCGTTGACCACATTTTTGAAACGGCAATCAAAGCGGACTATGCTCTTATCAAGGCTGACAAAGGGGATCGCTGGGGTAATTTAACTTATCATCGCACAGGTCGTAACTTCGGCCCCATTATGGCAACAGCTGCGCGTTGCACAATTGCGCAAGTCAATGAAGTTGTGGAATTGGGGCGGCTCGATCCTGAAGTGATCATCACCCCCGGAATTTTTGTAAAACGTGTTGTGCTAGTAGGAGGAAAATCATGA
- a CDS encoding HIT family protein: MTNCTLCKDELKPDEGELIWRGDDCRVIMVNDPDLPGFCRVIWNRHVPEMSDLTYGEREHIMSLVFAVEEVIREVMEPDKVNLAALGNMVPHIHWHVIPRYQDDDYFPGSPWSAKVRESSKSALESRRALAKKLPAIIRDAISQMY; the protein is encoded by the coding sequence ATGACAAATTGCACACTTTGTAAGGATGAACTCAAGCCCGATGAGGGTGAGTTAATTTGGCGCGGCGATGATTGCCGAGTCATCATGGTGAATGATCCTGATTTGCCAGGGTTTTGTCGGGTAATCTGGAATCGCCATGTTCCTGAAATGTCTGACCTCACCTATGGCGAACGTGAACACATCATGTCTTTAGTGTTTGCGGTTGAAGAGGTTATTCGTGAGGTGATGGAGCCAGATAAAGTTAATCTTGCTGCCTTAGGCAATATGGTTCCTCACATTCATTGGCATGTCATTCCTCGATACCAGGATGATGATTATTTCCCGGGTTCACCATGGTCGGCGAAGGTGAGAGAAAGCTCAAAATCAGCGCTTGAGTCCAGAAGAGCGCTTGCCAAGAAGCTGCCCGCAATTATTCGTGATGCGATCTCGCAAATGTATTAA
- the aceA gene encoding isocitrate lyase — MADRKAEIEAIQKDWDTNPRWKGIKRGYTAEDVVRLRGSLKIEHTLAKHGAEKLWDLVNNEAYVNCLGALTGGQAMQQVKAGIQAIYLSGWQVAADGNSYAAMYPDQSLYPVDSVPKMVERINNSFQRADEIQTAKGIGPGDAGYIDYYAPIVADAEAGFGGVLNAFELAKALIKQGAAGVHFEDQLSSVKKCGHLGGKVLLPTGESVQKLIAARLAADVMGVPTIILARTDAEAADLLTSDYDENDKPFLTGERTAEGFYKTRKGLDQAISRGLAYAEYADMVWCETGTPDLDFARQFAEAIRAKFPGKMLAYNCSPSFNWKKNLDDATIAKFQRELGAMGYKYQFITLAGIHSMWYNMYDLAQDYSKRGMTAYVEKVQEPEFAARDRGYTFVSHQQEVGTGYFDDVTTVIQGGKSSVTALTGSTEEEQFH; from the coding sequence ATGGCAGATCGCAAAGCTGAAATCGAAGCAATTCAGAAGGATTGGGATACCAATCCACGTTGGAAAGGCATCAAACGTGGCTATACAGCAGAGGACGTTGTACGTCTACGCGGCTCGTTAAAGATTGAGCATACATTAGCAAAGCATGGCGCTGAAAAATTGTGGGATCTCGTGAATAACGAAGCCTACGTAAATTGCTTAGGCGCATTGACCGGTGGTCAAGCAATGCAACAGGTTAAAGCAGGTATTCAGGCGATCTACTTGTCTGGTTGGCAGGTGGCTGCTGATGGAAACTCTTACGCAGCAATGTATCCCGATCAATCTTTGTATCCAGTAGATTCTGTTCCAAAGATGGTTGAGCGTATTAACAACTCATTCCAACGTGCTGATGAGATTCAAACTGCTAAAGGTATTGGCCCTGGCGATGCAGGATACATCGACTACTATGCGCCAATCGTTGCTGATGCTGAAGCTGGTTTCGGTGGTGTATTAAACGCTTTTGAATTGGCTAAAGCATTGATCAAACAAGGTGCTGCTGGTGTTCACTTTGAAGACCAACTCTCTTCTGTTAAGAAGTGCGGTCACTTAGGTGGTAAGGTATTGTTGCCAACTGGCGAGTCTGTACAGAAATTGATCGCAGCCCGCTTAGCTGCTGACGTAATGGGCGTGCCAACCATCATCTTGGCTCGTACCGATGCTGAAGCTGCTGATTTGTTGACATCTGATTACGATGAAAACGACAAGCCATTCTTGACTGGTGAGCGCACTGCAGAAGGTTTCTACAAGACTCGTAAAGGTTTGGATCAAGCAATTTCACGTGGTTTGGCTTACGCTGAATATGCTGATATGGTTTGGTGTGAAACCGGCACTCCTGATTTGGATTTTGCACGTCAATTCGCTGAAGCGATTCGTGCGAAGTTCCCAGGCAAGATGTTGGCATACAACTGCTCACCATCATTTAACTGGAAGAAGAACTTGGACGATGCAACGATTGCGAAGTTCCAACGTGAGTTGGGCGCAATGGGTTACAAGTATCAGTTCATTACTCTCGCTGGTATTCACTCAATGTGGTACAACATGTACGACTTGGCGCAAGATTACTCTAAGCGTGGCATGACTGCTTATGTTGAGAAAGTGCAAGAGCCAGAATTTGCAGCGCGTGATCGTGGTTACACCTTCGTATCACACCAGCAAGAAGTTGGTACTGGTTACTTTGATGATGTAACTACTGTAATTCAAGGTGGTAAGTCATCGGTTACAGCGTTGACTGGTTCCACTGAAGAAGAGCAGTTCCACTAA
- a CDS encoding amidohydrolase family protein yields the protein MSAVDIPFCPGPPEHQSGPFPFNVPYGAVDTHAHVISAASFVPDRSYTSPEATEEQYIRMLDEVGMTYGVLIQVSVNGQDNEPMLRVLKSHPKRLRGVAVPLLNQPDAYYQRMKDAGVVGIRMNLMFSGGGLDISKLEECDALARDWGWHIQFLLDTNDLPDLMPRMQKMQSTLVIDHMGYLRTSVGMQSAGFAALLELVKERAWVKVSGAYRLTDEPPPYLDVVPYAKALIVAAPDRCVWGSDWPHVANWGVMPRVAQMLESLALYAPDEELRNRILCSNPQRLYFS from the coding sequence GTGTCTGCAGTAGATATTCCGTTTTGCCCTGGACCGCCTGAACATCAGAGCGGTCCTTTTCCTTTTAATGTTCCCTATGGTGCAGTTGATACGCATGCCCATGTAATCAGTGCTGCCAGCTTTGTGCCTGATCGCTCATACACATCTCCGGAGGCAACCGAAGAGCAATATATTCGTATGCTCGATGAGGTTGGTATGACTTATGGTGTTCTGATTCAAGTGAGTGTGAATGGCCAAGATAACGAACCCATGCTTAGGGTGCTGAAGAGTCACCCAAAACGCTTACGTGGCGTCGCTGTTCCTCTGCTTAATCAGCCAGACGCTTATTACCAAAGAATGAAGGATGCTGGCGTTGTCGGCATTCGTATGAATTTGATGTTCTCTGGTGGTGGTTTAGACATTTCAAAATTGGAAGAGTGCGATGCTCTCGCCAGAGATTGGGGTTGGCATATTCAATTCTTATTGGATACAAATGATTTACCAGATCTGATGCCACGCATGCAAAAGATGCAATCGACTTTAGTAATTGATCATATGGGATATTTGCGTACATCAGTGGGAATGCAGTCAGCCGGTTTTGCAGCCCTGCTTGAGTTGGTTAAGGAGCGAGCTTGGGTAAAAGTATCAGGCGCATATCGTTTAACTGATGAACCACCCCCATACTTGGATGTGGTGCCATACGCTAAAGCGTTAATTGTTGCGGCACCAGATAGATGTGTGTGGGGCTCCGATTGGCCGCATGTTGCTAATTGGGGGGTCATGCCGCGAGTCGCGCAAATGCTGGAAAGTTTGGCTTTGTATGCTCCCGATGAGGAGCTACGCAATCGGATTCTCTGTAGCAACCCCCAACGTCTATATTTTTCATAA
- a CDS encoding MFS transporter codes for MSQQTDTSLTGFYKVMNPKEKKTFWGCFLGWALDGMDFMIYPLVIGTIIAIWQVDRGMAGLAVTGTLLASAFGGWFAGYLADRIGRVRTLQFTILWFSSFSLVCAFTQDFNQLMIARALLGFGFGGEWAAGAVLMGETIRAEYRGRAVGTVQSAWAIGWGAAVLLQAIMFSLLPADMAWRAMFVVGFFPALLLLYIRRHVDEPEIAKVAREKVVAAGQAPSILEIFKPGILKTTILASLLTMGAQGGYYAITTWVPTFLKAERKLTVVGSTGYLAFLIVGSFIGYLVGAWMADRYGRRKLFMTFSLGAIVLVIAYTQLEITNEMMMWLGFPLGFFASGYFSGMGAFLTELFPTRLRGSGQGFCYNFGRGIGALFPALVGYFSAQYGLAMAIAIFAVIAYGVFFIAAVILPETKGRELQAN; via the coding sequence ATGAGTCAACAAACAGATACTAGTCTGACCGGTTTCTATAAGGTCATGAACCCCAAAGAAAAGAAAACATTCTGGGGTTGCTTCTTGGGTTGGGCCTTAGATGGGATGGATTTCATGATCTATCCATTAGTCATTGGAACCATTATTGCTATCTGGCAAGTGGATCGCGGTATGGCTGGTTTAGCGGTAACGGGGACCTTGCTTGCTTCTGCATTCGGTGGATGGTTTGCTGGATATCTCGCTGACCGAATTGGTCGTGTCCGCACTTTGCAATTCACCATCTTATGGTTTTCCAGTTTTAGTTTGGTCTGCGCATTTACTCAAGACTTTAATCAACTCATGATTGCTCGCGCACTCTTGGGATTTGGTTTCGGTGGTGAGTGGGCAGCTGGCGCGGTATTGATGGGTGAAACCATTCGTGCAGAGTATCGCGGTCGCGCGGTTGGTACCGTGCAGTCTGCATGGGCAATCGGTTGGGGTGCTGCAGTTCTCTTGCAGGCCATCATGTTTAGCTTATTGCCAGCCGATATGGCATGGCGTGCAATGTTCGTGGTCGGTTTTTTCCCTGCATTGTTGCTTTTGTATATTCGTCGCCATGTGGATGAGCCAGAAATTGCAAAAGTTGCTCGTGAAAAAGTGGTTGCGGCAGGTCAAGCACCTTCTATCTTGGAAATCTTCAAGCCTGGTATTTTGAAAACTACTATCTTGGCTTCATTGCTGACCATGGGCGCGCAAGGTGGCTACTACGCTATTACCACTTGGGTGCCAACTTTTTTAAAGGCGGAACGTAAATTAACTGTAGTTGGATCGACTGGTTATCTAGCTTTCTTAATTGTAGGAAGCTTCATCGGTTATCTTGTGGGCGCATGGATGGCGGACCGTTACGGTCGCCGGAAGCTATTCATGACATTCTCACTTGGTGCGATTGTCTTGGTGATTGCATACACCCAGCTAGAAATTACTAATGAGATGATGATGTGGTTAGGCTTCCCATTGGGATTCTTCGCTAGCGGCTATTTCTCTGGTATGGGCGCATTCTTGACAGAATTATTCCCAACGCGTTTACGCGGATCTGGACAGGGCTTTTGCTATAACTTTGGTCGCGGCATCGGTGCTTTGTTCCCAGCATTAGTTGGCTACTTCTCGGCTCAATATGGATTAGCAATGGCAATTGCGATTTTTGCAGTGATTGCTTATGGCGTATTTTTTATTGCGGCAGTGATTCTTCCGGAGACTAAAGGACGAGAGTTGCAAGCCAATTAA
- a CDS encoding urea amidolyase family protein, producing the protein MHCTLIGDHSVLIDFSKSSEPLKSIHALSKALFANQPSWASEIVPGLDSLVIQLQCTNEDPKTIREQALADLKKIGGQFEKQKNRKTSPNKIHRIQVCYHPDLGLDLPAIGKACKLSTEEVVRLHKNSLYTADILGFMPGFAYFSGLNPELRLPRLASPRPAVPKGSVAIAELQTAIYPRVTPGGWNIIGRSPNKLFDIDKDPPGLFMAGDQMEIEEISLDQFRQLDDAKASKEVIRSFDKNTSAASVEVLQAGTFSTIQDEPRLGLSHWAVGPGGACDITSLHLANALVGNSPETVAIEMTSTGPSLLFHEAACVAWVGASCEGIVKNQRIPGNRPVWIPKGSTLKFSALNPGFRTILAIGGGLDLPKTLGRFGSHISADIGPKRLEKGDQLLLADPKMPFKSTFLKSLYQEESLPTYPKWHIRSPFLPTSSDTQIRCLAGPHLSFLSAKERELFWSTVWTVSNQSNRMGVRLQGDFKVKKDLPNIPSQAITYGTVQFPPSHEPIIMLAEHQTTGGYPRLAEVIRSDLIKLAQVKPGNKLQLQLIDLDEADTINAEAVKLQESTLNSIQTIIDN; encoded by the coding sequence ATGCATTGCACACTCATTGGCGACCACAGCGTATTAATAGATTTCTCAAAATCAAGTGAGCCGCTCAAAAGCATTCATGCGCTCAGTAAAGCTCTCTTTGCCAATCAACCAAGCTGGGCATCTGAAATCGTACCAGGACTAGATTCGCTCGTTATTCAATTGCAATGCACCAATGAAGATCCCAAAACGATTCGTGAGCAAGCGCTTGCAGATCTTAAAAAGATTGGAGGGCAATTTGAAAAACAGAAAAACCGCAAAACAAGTCCGAACAAGATTCATCGGATTCAGGTTTGTTATCACCCAGATCTCGGATTAGATTTACCCGCCATTGGCAAAGCTTGCAAACTATCAACTGAAGAAGTTGTTCGTCTACATAAAAACAGTTTGTATACCGCAGACATTTTGGGCTTTATGCCTGGATTCGCTTATTTCAGCGGACTCAATCCTGAGTTGCGTTTACCTAGACTGGCTTCACCTAGGCCAGCGGTGCCTAAGGGAAGCGTTGCAATTGCGGAATTACAAACTGCCATCTACCCCCGCGTCACACCTGGAGGCTGGAACATTATTGGTAGATCGCCCAACAAGTTATTTGATATCGATAAAGATCCGCCGGGCTTATTTATGGCTGGAGATCAAATGGAGATTGAAGAAATTTCACTTGATCAATTTCGTCAACTAGATGATGCCAAAGCATCTAAAGAAGTAATTCGATCCTTTGATAAAAATACATCAGCAGCATCAGTCGAAGTTTTACAAGCAGGTACTTTTAGCACTATTCAAGATGAGCCACGCTTGGGTCTCTCTCACTGGGCAGTGGGCCCCGGAGGTGCTTGTGATATTACTTCCCTACATCTAGCAAATGCATTAGTAGGCAATTCACCAGAGACAGTAGCTATTGAAATGACCTCTACTGGCCCTAGCCTGCTTTTTCATGAGGCAGCTTGCGTAGCTTGGGTTGGCGCAAGTTGCGAAGGGATTGTGAAAAATCAACGCATTCCAGGTAATAGACCTGTATGGATTCCAAAAGGATCTACCCTAAAATTTTCCGCTTTGAATCCAGGATTCAGAACCATACTCGCCATTGGTGGTGGATTAGATCTTCCCAAAACATTAGGTCGCTTTGGATCCCACATTAGCGCAGACATTGGACCTAAACGTTTAGAAAAGGGAGATCAACTATTGCTTGCGGATCCCAAGATGCCATTCAAATCCACATTCCTAAAATCGCTTTATCAGGAAGAATCACTGCCCACCTATCCGAAGTGGCATATTCGTTCACCATTTTTACCAACTAGTTCAGATACTCAAATCCGCTGTTTAGCTGGTCCGCACTTATCATTTCTCAGTGCAAAAGAGCGTGAATTATTTTGGTCTACTGTCTGGACAGTAAGCAATCAAAGTAATCGCATGGGTGTGCGCTTGCAGGGCGACTTCAAAGTAAAAAAAGATTTACCGAATATTCCGTCTCAAGCCATTACATATGGAACGGTGCAATTCCCTCCATCCCATGAACCAATCATTATGTTGGCCGAACACCAAACAACTGGAGGCTATCCACGTCTAGCAGAGGTCATTCGCTCGGACCTCATCAAATTAGCCCAAGTAAAGCCTGGTAATAAATTACAGCTTCAATTAATCGATCTAGATGAAGCAGACACTATCAACGCAGAGGCAGTAAAGTTGCAAGAATCAACCTTAAATTCAATTCAGACCATCATTGATAACTAA
- a CDS encoding 5-oxoprolinase subunit PxpA, with protein MEICMDINSDMGEGFGAWEMGNDALLLDYITSTNIACGWHAGDPARMQKLVNLAIQKKVRIGAHPGLPDLAGFGRREMAISEQDAYRYTLYQAGALQAFVKAAGGVLHHVKPHGALYNQAARDIKLARGIAKAVKDLGNEVILYGLAGSCLITAAKEINVPVWQEVFADRRYTQEGFLVPRTQAGAVIEEDEQALKQALRMANDGVVTSIDGKEIAIQADTLCIHGDNPHAVDFAKKIKAALH; from the coding sequence ATGGAAATTTGTATGGATATTAATAGCGATATGGGCGAAGGTTTTGGGGCCTGGGAAATGGGCAATGATGCCCTTTTACTTGACTACATTACTTCCACAAACATTGCTTGTGGCTGGCATGCCGGTGACCCTGCTCGCATGCAAAAGTTAGTGAATCTAGCTATCCAAAAAAAGGTTCGCATTGGCGCGCACCCAGGACTGCCTGATCTAGCTGGTTTTGGCAGGCGCGAAATGGCCATCTCAGAACAAGATGCCTATCGCTACACACTCTATCAAGCTGGCGCTCTGCAAGCATTTGTAAAAGCGGCGGGTGGAGTACTTCATCATGTTAAACCTCACGGGGCTCTGTACAACCAAGCGGCTCGAGATATCAAACTTGCCCGCGGAATTGCAAAAGCCGTAAAAGATCTAGGCAACGAAGTGATTTTGTATGGCTTAGCAGGGAGTTGTCTCATTACAGCGGCAAAAGAAATCAATGTGCCTGTTTGGCAAGAAGTGTTTGCTGATCGCCGCTATACACAAGAAGGCTTCTTAGTTCCCCGCACTCAAGCAGGCGCAGTCATTGAAGAGGATGAGCAGGCACTCAAACAGGCCTTAAGAATGGCAAATGATGGTGTCGTGACCTCAATCGATGGAAAAGAGATTGCTATTCAAGCGGATACTTTGTGCATCCATGGAGATAACCCACATGCAGTCGATTTTGCAAAGAAGATTAAAGCCGCCCTTCACTAA
- a CDS encoding MFS transporter — translation MTVALSRRASDVRVISLISLAHGSSHFFHLILPPMFPWLKNEFALNYAELGLLMSIFFVVSCVVQASSGFLVDRIGARPILFAGVGLLALAALAYSQSNGYWMLVMGAVIAGCGNGIFHPVDYTLINHKISPPNLPYAYSMHGVTGYLGWAAAPAFMVGIAQISDWRIAFLSAALLEAAILLILWVNKSQLVDNVKERHEHDKENNLSSKSGASAEGAFAFLRLKAVWLCWIFFFFSMASTSSLQSFSPSALFKIYDLPVNLGNYYLTLLALGSAAGVLVGGYLAAKLYTPERIVSSFLSITIMICLLLSTGFMPLQLIPVIFCALGFGYGVIAPSRDLLVKLATPKGVAGRVYGIVYSGIDLGAAVGPFVFGFFMDAGLPKALFIGIALFQLMIIPTVFKVSSTTHNPT, via the coding sequence ATGACTGTTGCGCTTAGTAGGCGTGCCAGTGATGTCCGGGTTATTAGTCTTATTAGCCTAGCGCACGGCAGCTCTCACTTTTTTCATTTAATTCTTCCACCAATGTTTCCTTGGTTGAAGAATGAGTTCGCACTCAATTACGCTGAGCTTGGGCTATTGATGTCCATCTTCTTTGTTGTCTCTTGCGTGGTGCAAGCATCTTCAGGGTTTTTGGTCGATCGTATTGGCGCAAGACCTATTCTATTTGCGGGTGTTGGTTTGTTGGCTTTGGCTGCTCTTGCTTATTCCCAAAGCAATGGATATTGGATGTTGGTGATGGGAGCGGTGATTGCGGGGTGTGGCAATGGCATTTTTCATCCAGTTGATTACACACTAATTAACCATAAAATCTCCCCGCCAAATTTACCTTATGCCTACTCAATGCATGGTGTAACAGGTTATTTGGGTTGGGCTGCAGCGCCAGCATTTATGGTGGGAATAGCGCAGATATCAGATTGGCGGATTGCTTTCTTATCGGCGGCACTATTGGAGGCTGCAATCCTATTAATTCTTTGGGTTAATAAGAGCCAACTGGTTGATAACGTCAAAGAGCGCCATGAGCATGACAAAGAAAATAATTTATCAAGCAAATCGGGTGCAAGTGCAGAAGGAGCGTTTGCGTTCTTAAGATTAAAAGCTGTTTGGTTATGCTGGATCTTCTTTTTCTTTAGCATGGCTTCTACCTCAAGCCTACAATCCTTTTCACCCAGTGCGCTGTTTAAGATCTATGACTTACCGGTTAATCTCGGTAATTACTACTTAACACTTTTGGCGCTCGGTAGTGCGGCAGGTGTTTTGGTCGGCGGATATCTGGCTGCCAAGTTGTATACCCCAGAGCGAATTGTGTCGAGTTTTCTTTCGATCACCATCATGATTTGTTTGCTTCTTTCAACGGGGTTCATGCCTTTGCAATTGATCCCAGTTATTTTCTGTGCATTGGGATTTGGTTATGGTGTTATTGCTCCCTCAAGAGATTTGTTGGTGAAATTAGCAACGCCAAAAGGTGTTGCTGGGCGCGTTTACGGTATCGTATATTCAGGAATTGATTTGGGTGCGGCTGTTGGGCCGTTTGTGTTCGGATTCTTTATGGATGCAGGACTACCAAAAGCACTCTTCATTGGAATCGCGCTATTTCAGTTGATGATTATTCCAACCGTATTTAAAGTTTCATCCACTACTCATAACCCTACTTAA